In Halalkalicoccus sp. NIPERK01, the DNA window GAATCGCTCGCCGGAGGCCCAGCCACGCACCTCCCCGTTCGATTTGCGGCCCGTGGCCGCAAATCGAGGCCACCGCACCGCGAACAGCCACCGCAGCCGCACCACGAACGACACCCACCGCGACCACCACACCCTGAGATCCCCACACCATGAGTTCCGACGTACCCAACCCGAACATCGACGCCGCACGCATCGACACCGTCCGAATCGAGGACGAGATGGAGCAGTCGTACATCGACTACGCGATGAGCGTCATCGCAGGCCGGGCGCTGCCCGACGTCCGCGACGGCCTCAAACCCGTCCACCGGCGCATCCTGTATGCGATGCACGAAATGGGCGTGACGAGTCGCTCCAGCCACCGCAAGTCCTCCTCGGTCGTCGGCGAGACGATGGGGGACTACCACCCCCACGGCGACAGCGCGATCTACGACACGCTCGTCCGGATGGCCCAGGGCTTCTCGATGCGCTATCCACTGGTCGACGGTCAGGGCAACTTCGGCTCCGTCGACGGCGACCCCGCGGCGGCCATGCGCTACACCGAGGCCCGGATGAGCCCGATCGCAGAGGAACTGCTCGCGGACATCGGGAAGGACACCGTCGAGTTCCAGTCGAACTACGACGACCGCCTCGAGGAACCGGAGGTCCTGCCCTCGGCGATCCCCAACCTACTGGTCAACGGCTCGTCGGGCATCGCCGTCGGGATGAGCACCAACGTCCCGCCGCACAATCTGAGAGAGGTGATCGACGCGACGATCCACCTGATCGAGAACCCGGAGTGTTCGATCCCGGACCTGATGGAACACGTCAAGGGGCCGGACTTCCCGACGGGTGCGAACATCGTGGGTCGGGAGCCGATCCATTCCGCCTATACAACGGGCCGCGGGCGGATCCGCGTGCGCGCGGAGTTCGAGCGCGAGCAGGCGGGCAAGCGAGAGCGGATCGTCATCACGGAGCTACCCTTCCAGCAGAACAAGTCGCGGCTGGTCGAACGCATCGCCGAGAACGTCAACGAGGGAAAGATCGAGGGTATCTCGGACCTGCGCGACGAGTCCGACAGAGATGGGATTCGAATCGCGATCGACCTCAAGCGCGGCGCGAACGCCGACGTCGTCGAGAACCAGCTCTTAGAGCACCACCTCGAACGGACCTTCGGCGTCATCAACCTCGCGCTGGTCGACGGCCAGCCCCGGGTGCTCGACCTGAAGGAGACCCTCGAGCACTACGTCGCACACAGAAAGGAGGTCGTCCGTCGGCGCAGCGAGTACGATCTGGGCGAGGCCGAAGAGCGCGCGCACATCCTCGAGGGACGGCTGAGGGCGCTCGACGACGTCGACAACGTGGTCGAGTTGATCCGCGATGCGGAGGACCGCGAGAGCGCGAAGGCCGACCTGAGAGAGGAGTTCGACTTCTCGGAGGCCCAGGCCGAACACATCGTCCGGATGCAACTGGGCAGCCTGACCTCGCTCGAACGCGATGAGATCGCCGAGGAGTACGACGCGCTGGTCGAGGAGATCGAGCGCCTCGAAACCATCCTCGCGAACGAATCGGAGCTCCTGGGCGTCATCAAGGCGGAACTCCGGGAGATCCGCGAGGAGTACGGCGACGATCGGCGAACCAGCATCGTCGAGGGCGGCGACACGGTGCTCCACGAGGACCTCATCCCCGAGGAGGACTCCCTGATCCTCGTCACCGAGGACGACTACGTCAAGCGGATGCCCGTCGCGGCGTTCGACCCGCAGGGCCGGGGCGGCAAGGGGATCATCGGCGCGAACCTCAAGGAGGGCGACCGCGTCTCGAAGGTGTTCCGCGCGAACACCCACGACTACCTGCTTTGCTTTACGAACCACGGCAAGGCCTACCAGCTTCGCGGCTTCGACATCCCCGAGATGAGCCGCACGGCCCGCGGGAAGTCGGCGGTGAACATCCTCGACCTCGAGGCCGACGAGGAGTTGACGGCGGTCGTGAACACCGACGACTTCGACGACGAGGAGTTCCTGACGATGGTCACCGAACGCGGCTACGTCAAGCGGACCGAGGCCGGCGCATTCGAGCGGGTCCGGTCGACGGGCCTGATCGCCGCCTCGCTCGAAGAGGGCGATCGGCTGGTCGACGTCACCGTCACCGACGGCTCGACCGACCTCGTGATCGCCACGCGCGAGGGGATGGCAATCCGCTTTCCCGAGAGCGAGGCCCGCGCGATGGGACGCACCGCCAGAGGAGTGAACGGGATCAAGCTACAGGAGGGTGATTCGGTCGTCGGTCTCGTCACGGCGGAGGAGGGCCGTGACCTGCTGACGATCACCGAGAACGGCTACGGCAAGCGCACCCCCTTTTCCGAGTACCGCACCCAGTCGCGCTACGGAAAGGGGCTGATCGACATCAAGACGGGCGAGCGAAACGGGCCGGTCGCCGCCGTCGAGTCCGTGAGCGAGGCCGACGACCTCGTGGTGATGAGCGACGACGCCCAGATCATGCGGATCCACGCCGCCGACGTCTCGACGGTGGGACGAAACACCATGGGCGTGATCGTAATGCGACTCGCCGGGGACGACCGCGTCGCCAGCGTCGACGTGATCCGCGACGCCGCGTAGAACCGGACGGAACTTAGCGAGGAACATCGAGAGGTACGCCCGGATCGAGACCCGCCCGGCGGGCGCGACGAACGGATCGTCAGATCATGTCCTCTTTTTCGAGGCCGACCATGACGTCGTTGACGAGCGAATCGACGTCCTCGTAGGGGAACTCCTGGTGGCCCGACAGGCGGGTGGCCATCTCCATGGCGGTGAAACTCGTGCCGTCGGACTCGAACTTCGTCGCGGGCCCGTTCGGGAGCGCGGGGACGAGGTCCATCTGGTTCTTGACGGGGTAGTCCGCGTCGGCGAAGGCGTCACGGAGCTGCGACCGGAGGTCGTCTTTGTCTGCCATAGCGGGTACCTGCTCGCCCAGACGGTAAAAACGTTCTGAAACAACTATAACTGCATTGGGAATTTCGTCCGGCAAACTGAACCTTTTTGACCGCGCCGGGCCACCTGCGCGGTATGCGGGACGTCCTAACCGAGTGGCGGCCGGTCGTCGACGACGCGATCGAGGAACTCCTCCCCCGCGACATCGACGAGGCCTATCTGGAGGAGTGGTTCGGACCGGCGAGCCACCGGTACGATTCGGGGGCGATCCAGCGCGCGCTGTCGGATCCGATCTGGGACCTCCTCGACCGGGGCGGGAAGCGCTGGCGGGCGGTCGTCTGTCTGCTGCTGCTCGATGGGTTCGGGGCCGACCCCCACGAGTACCTCCCCTACGCCTGTATCCCCGAGATCCTGCACAACGGGACGATCATCGTCGACGACGTGGAGGACGAAGCCCGGATCCGCCGGGGGAAGCCCGCTCTGCACCACGAGTTCGGACAGGACATCGCGCTCAACGCCGGCAACGCGATGTACTTCCTCCCCCTGAAGGTGGTCGGCAAGAACCCCGCGGACCTCGATCCGGGGACCCAACTCGCGATCTACGACATGCTCATGGACGAACTCAACCGCACGCATCTGGGCCAGGGGATGGACATCTACTGGCACCGGAACCGCGAGGCGACGGTCGCCGAGGCGGAGTACCTCGAGATGTGTGCGTGCAAGACGGGCTGTCTGGGGCGGATCGTCGCCCGCCTCGCCGCCCTCATCACCGACCAGTCCTCGGCGGTCGAACGCGAGATCGCCAAGTACGCCGAGGACATGTCCATCGCGTTCCAGATCGGCGACGACATCCTCGACGTCGAGAGCACGGTCGAGGGTAACGCCGAGTTCGGCAAGGCCTTCGGCAACGACATCCGCGAGGGCAAACGCACCCTGATGGCGATTCACGCCCTCTCGGAGGCCGACGCCGAGGACGCAGACCGGCTGTCGACGATCCTCCACGAGCCGGAGAACACGCGCGAGGAGATCCTCGAGGCCATCGAGGTCCTCCAGTCGACCGGGAGCGTCGAGTACGCCCGCGAGCGGGCGTTGGAGTTCGCCGAGAGCGCCCGCGAGCACCTCCGGGAGGTCCCCCTCGACGAGGTGCGCGCCGAGCAACTCGCCTCCTTCACCGAGTTCGTCATCGACCGGGACGTCTAGCCCTCGGCCCCGCCGGATCGCCTACCTCCGTAGCGAGGGTTATCCCCGAGGCTGGCCTAGACGGTCGAATGGCGACGGTGCGGACCGGCGACATCGAAACGTACTACGAACAGCGAGGCTCCGGCCCGGCGATTGTCTTCGTCCACGGCGCGATCCTCGATCACGGCCAGTGGACCCCACAGATGGAGCCACTGAGCGACGACTACACCACGATCGCCTACGACGTGCGGGGCCACGGACGGACCGGCGGGTCGGCCAGGGAACGCTACTCGATCGAACTGTTCGCCGAGGACCTCGCCGCGCTCGTCACCGCGCTCGACCTCGACCGGCCCGTGCTCTGTGGGCACTCGATGGGCGGGTGTATCGCACAGGCCTACGCGGCCAGGTATCCCGATAGGCTGGCCGGCCTCGTGCTCGCCGATACGTTCGCGCCGGAACCCCTCACCCGTGGCGAGTGGGTACAGCGGTCGCTCCTGTTGCGCGCGACCGTTCCGCCGGTGCGACTCCTCGGGTACGAACGCGTCGAGCGGGCGCTGGTGTGGCTCCACGAACGGCTTTCGAGGGGCGCGAGCGGCGATTACGGCGAGATCGAACGGCTCCGGTCGGGGGGGCCGCGGATGGCGACCGACGAGTTCGCGAAGGTGATCCGGGCGGTCGCGCGGTTCCACGAGACGGACCTCGACCTCGCTGCGATCACGACGCCGACCCTGGTTATCTACGGCGAGAACGAACCGGCGTTCGTTCGCCGGCACGTCCCGACCCTGGAAACGACGCTCCCGGACGCCACCGTTCGGGAGGTCCCCGGCGCGGGCCACGCCTCGAACCTCGACGACCCAGACTCCTTCACCCGGTCGATCCGGGAGTTCCTCGCGCGAATCGGGTTCGCCGATCCCGCACACGGGACCGAGTGAGTCCCGCCGTGATTTATACGCGCCGCGCCGTGGAACCGGTATGGCAGTCGACCCCGACTTCGAGTACGACCTGCTGAAGCGCCTGACCGAAACACGCGGAGTTCCCGGCTACGAGGACCGGGTGCGCGAGATCGTCCGCGAGGAACTCTCGGGGGAGGTCGACGAACTGCGCACCGACGCGATGGGCAACGTGATCGGCACCCTCGAGGGCGATTCGGACTATTCGGTGGTCGTCGCGGCCCACATGGACGAGATCGGGTTCATGGTCACGCACGTCGACGACCGGGGCTTTCTCGCGGTCGATCCGTTAGGCGGGTTCGATCCCCGCGTGCTGAAGGCCCAGCGAGTGACGGTTCACACGCAGTCGGGCGATCTGCCCGGGGTGATCGGCTCGCCGCCGCCCCACACCCTCGACGAGGAGGAACGAGAGCAGACCCCGAAGACCGAGGACGTGCGCATCGACCTCGGACTCGGTTCGGAGACGGTCGATAAGCGCGTCTCCCCCGGTGATCTCGTGACGCTGGATCAAGATACGGAAACCGTCGGCGACCATATCACGGGAAAGGCGATCGACAACCGGGTCAGCGTCTTCGCGCTGATCGAGGCCGCCCGGCGGATCGCGGACCCCGCGGTGACCGTCCACTTCGCCGCGACCGTCCAGGAGGAGGTCGGTCTCCGGGGAGCCCACGCGCTCGGGGTGGATCTGGACCCGGATCTGGCGATCGCGCTGGACACCACCGTCGCGAACGACGTGCCGGGCTTCGAGGAGCGCGAGTACGTCACCCGCTGTGGCGAGGGGACCGCGATCAAACTGAAGGATTCGAGCGTGATCACCAGCCCGAAGGTCCACAGACGGCTCGCAGAAGTGGCCGAAAACGAGGGGATCAGCCACCAGTTCGAGGTCCTGCCCGCCGGGGGCACCGACACCGCGGGATTCCAGACGTCGGCCGGAGCCAAGCCCGTCGGCGCGATCTCGATCCCCACCCGGTACCTCCATACGGTCACCGAGAGCGCCCACGTCGAGGACGTCGCGGCGACGATCGACCTCCTGAGCGCCTTCCTCGACGCCGAGACGGGCGAGCGCGACTACCGGCTCTGACGGACGGCGGAAACCAACATATTCAG includes these proteins:
- a CDS encoding alpha/beta fold hydrolase, whose amino-acid sequence is MATVRTGDIETYYEQRGSGPAIVFVHGAILDHGQWTPQMEPLSDDYTTIAYDVRGHGRTGGSARERYSIELFAEDLAALVTALDLDRPVLCGHSMGGCIAQAYAARYPDRLAGLVLADTFAPEPLTRGEWVQRSLLLRATVPPVRLLGYERVERALVWLHERLSRGASGDYGEIERLRSGGPRMATDEFAKVIRAVARFHETDLDLAAITTPTLVIYGENEPAFVRRHVPTLETTLPDATVREVPGAGHASNLDDPDSFTRSIREFLARIGFADPAHGTE
- a CDS encoding M42 family metallopeptidase — its product is MAVDPDFEYDLLKRLTETRGVPGYEDRVREIVREELSGEVDELRTDAMGNVIGTLEGDSDYSVVVAAHMDEIGFMVTHVDDRGFLAVDPLGGFDPRVLKAQRVTVHTQSGDLPGVIGSPPPHTLDEEEREQTPKTEDVRIDLGLGSETVDKRVSPGDLVTLDQDTETVGDHITGKAIDNRVSVFALIEAARRIADPAVTVHFAATVQEEVGLRGAHALGVDLDPDLAIALDTTVANDVPGFEEREYVTRCGEGTAIKLKDSSVITSPKVHRRLAEVAENEGISHQFEVLPAGGTDTAGFQTSAGAKPVGAISIPTRYLHTVTESAHVEDVAATIDLLSAFLDAETGERDYRL
- a CDS encoding MTH865 family protein codes for the protein MADKDDLRSQLRDAFADADYPVKNQMDLVPALPNGPATKFESDGTSFTAMEMATRLSGHQEFPYEDVDSLVNDVMVGLEKEDMI
- a CDS encoding polyprenyl synthetase family protein, encoding MRDVLTEWRPVVDDAIEELLPRDIDEAYLEEWFGPASHRYDSGAIQRALSDPIWDLLDRGGKRWRAVVCLLLLDGFGADPHEYLPYACIPEILHNGTIIVDDVEDEARIRRGKPALHHEFGQDIALNAGNAMYFLPLKVVGKNPADLDPGTQLAIYDMLMDELNRTHLGQGMDIYWHRNREATVAEAEYLEMCACKTGCLGRIVARLAALITDQSSAVEREIAKYAEDMSIAFQIGDDILDVESTVEGNAEFGKAFGNDIREGKRTLMAIHALSEADAEDADRLSTILHEPENTREEILEAIEVLQSTGSVEYARERALEFAESAREHLREVPLDEVRAEQLASFTEFVIDRDV
- the gyrA gene encoding DNA gyrase subunit A — translated: MSSDVPNPNIDAARIDTVRIEDEMEQSYIDYAMSVIAGRALPDVRDGLKPVHRRILYAMHEMGVTSRSSHRKSSSVVGETMGDYHPHGDSAIYDTLVRMAQGFSMRYPLVDGQGNFGSVDGDPAAAMRYTEARMSPIAEELLADIGKDTVEFQSNYDDRLEEPEVLPSAIPNLLVNGSSGIAVGMSTNVPPHNLREVIDATIHLIENPECSIPDLMEHVKGPDFPTGANIVGREPIHSAYTTGRGRIRVRAEFEREQAGKRERIVITELPFQQNKSRLVERIAENVNEGKIEGISDLRDESDRDGIRIAIDLKRGANADVVENQLLEHHLERTFGVINLALVDGQPRVLDLKETLEHYVAHRKEVVRRRSEYDLGEAEERAHILEGRLRALDDVDNVVELIRDAEDRESAKADLREEFDFSEAQAEHIVRMQLGSLTSLERDEIAEEYDALVEEIERLETILANESELLGVIKAELREIREEYGDDRRTSIVEGGDTVLHEDLIPEEDSLILVTEDDYVKRMPVAAFDPQGRGGKGIIGANLKEGDRVSKVFRANTHDYLLCFTNHGKAYQLRGFDIPEMSRTARGKSAVNILDLEADEELTAVVNTDDFDDEEFLTMVTERGYVKRTEAGAFERVRSTGLIAASLEEGDRLVDVTVTDGSTDLVIATREGMAIRFPESEARAMGRTARGVNGIKLQEGDSVVGLVTAEEGRDLLTITENGYGKRTPFSEYRTQSRYGKGLIDIKTGERNGPVAAVESVSEADDLVVMSDDAQIMRIHAADVSTVGRNTMGVIVMRLAGDDRVASVDVIRDAA